A genomic region of Deltaproteobacteria bacterium contains the following coding sequences:
- a CDS encoding PEGA domain-containing protein, whose product MNHFSMSVSLAVALGIGAYLSSSADQPNKALAASPAGAISGRVVFTGDAPAAKKIKVTKDGEKCGAEVTSEELVVGPDKGVEFAVVSVAGFKGTPPKPTNPSTIDQKGCVFRPHVAIVGVGAPLDILNNDGILHNFHTHGTENTPMNRAQPAFRKKMTETFAQAETVKVSCDAHPWMSAWVVVTDHPYIDATDNGGNFKIADVPPGNHTVEVWHETLGKMTKTVTVKAGEEAKVTFELSKK is encoded by the coding sequence ATGAATCATTTCTCTATGAGTGTGTCCTTAGCGGTCGCGTTGGGCATCGGCGCATATCTCAGCAGTAGTGCCGACCAACCCAATAAGGCTCTCGCGGCATCGCCTGCTGGCGCCATTTCCGGCCGCGTCGTCTTCACTGGCGATGCACCGGCAGCAAAAAAAATCAAAGTTACCAAAGACGGCGAGAAATGCGGCGCTGAAGTCACCAGCGAAGAGCTCGTTGTCGGTCCGGATAAAGGCGTCGAGTTCGCCGTGGTTAGCGTTGCCGGTTTCAAAGGCACACCGCCCAAGCCGACAAATCCATCGACCATCGATCAAAAAGGCTGCGTCTTTCGCCCGCATGTGGCTATCGTCGGCGTCGGCGCGCCGCTCGATATTTTGAACAACGACGGTATTTTGCACAATTTTCACACCCACGGCACGGAAAACACACCGATGAACCGGGCGCAGCCGGCGTTCCGAAAAAAGATGACCGAGACCTTCGCCCAAGCTGAGACCGTCAAAGTGAGCTGCGACGCCCACCCGTGGATGTCAGCCTGGGTGGTGGTCACCGACCATCCCTACATCGATGCCACCGACAATGGCGGCAACTTCAAAATCGCCGACGTGCCGCCGGGCAATCATACAGTTGAAGTTTGGCATGAAACCCTAGGCAAGATGACCAAGACTGTGACGGTCAAGGCGGGAGAAGAAGCGAAGGTAACTTTTGAATTGAGCAAGAAGTAG
- a CDS encoding enoyl-CoA hydratase family protein — protein sequence MAYTSFVFENNDGVATIRLNDPDHLNALTFQVYGDLEKIFAELAHDSSVKVVVLTGTGKGFCSGGRVDDIIGPLLKMKGDELYKFTRMTCNVVKNMRNLRKPIIAAVNGIAAGAGAMLMLASDLRLFSDKARAAFLFVKVGLSGADMGALYLLPRIVGLGKATELVYFGDTIDAQEAHRVGLANRVVPGETLMEEAYKWAARLKDGPLYALGVTKELLEYEANVNLETALEMEAAAQARCMETPDFIEGYNAFIEKRPLRFNRS from the coding sequence ATGGCATACACCAGTTTCGTTTTTGAAAACAATGACGGCGTGGCGACGATCCGATTGAACGACCCTGACCATTTGAATGCTCTGACTTTTCAGGTTTACGGCGATCTAGAAAAAATCTTCGCGGAATTGGCTCATGATAGCTCGGTAAAAGTCGTTGTCCTCACCGGCACCGGCAAAGGTTTCTGTTCCGGCGGCCGGGTCGACGATATCATCGGACCGCTGCTCAAGATGAAAGGCGACGAGCTTTACAAGTTCACCCGCATGACCTGCAACGTGGTCAAGAATATGCGCAACTTGAGGAAACCGATCATCGCCGCCGTCAACGGCATCGCCGCCGGCGCCGGGGCCATGCTGATGCTCGCATCCGATCTGCGGCTTTTTTCCGACAAGGCGCGCGCCGCCTTCTTATTCGTCAAGGTCGGGCTGTCCGGCGCCGACATGGGCGCGCTCTATTTGCTGCCGCGCATCGTCGGCTTGGGAAAAGCGACGGAACTGGTTTATTTCGGCGACACTATCGACGCCCAAGAAGCGCACCGCGTCGGTTTAGCCAATCGCGTGGTGCCCGGTGAAACGCTTATGGAAGAAGCCTATAAGTGGGCAGCGCGTTTGAAGGACGGCCCTCTGTATGCGCTCGGCGTCACCAAAGAACTGCTCGAATACGAGGCCAACGTCAATTTGGAAACCGCATTGGAGATGGAAGCGGCGGCCCAAGCGCGCTGCATGGAGACCCCGGATTTCATCGAAGGCTACAACGCGTTTATCGAAAAGCGGCCGCTGCGGTTTAACCGTTCGTGA
- a CDS encoding amidohydrolase, translated as MRNAIDFMYYVATPAFIARWNEAKKGELICRMEKAIGGLPHYDSFETMLAKMDEAEVEKVFITQTKMWSYRNKWMYMDTQLEEVAQYTQRYPDRFVGLAGYNPFRIKESLAEIERAVKEYKFKGVYVHIYGFDIPIHDAKMYPLYAKCDELKVPVSLQVGHVLEAMPSEHARPIYLDRISSDFPDLKLVGAHTGWPWVEELISVCYKWDNVYFGVDAWMPKYMKPEILHYINSRMGADRCLWGTNGLPWKESLDQWDEMGLKENVKRKLLRDNAVELFGLH; from the coding sequence ATGCGCAACGCTATCGACTTCATGTACTACGTCGCCACTCCAGCATTCATTGCGCGCTGGAATGAAGCGAAAAAAGGTGAGCTGATTTGCCGTATGGAGAAAGCCATCGGCGGACTGCCGCACTACGATAGCTTTGAAACCATGCTCGCCAAGATGGACGAAGCCGAGGTTGAGAAAGTCTTCATCACCCAAACCAAAATGTGGTCCTACCGCAACAAGTGGATGTACATGGACACCCAGCTTGAAGAGGTAGCCCAGTACACCCAGCGCTACCCCGATCGTTTCGTCGGACTGGCCGGCTACAATCCGTTTCGCATCAAAGAATCGCTCGCCGAGATCGAGCGCGCGGTCAAAGAATACAAGTTCAAAGGCGTCTATGTGCATATCTACGGCTTCGACATCCCGATTCACGACGCCAAAATGTACCCGCTCTACGCCAAATGCGACGAACTGAAAGTCCCCGTGTCGCTGCAAGTCGGCCATGTGCTCGAGGCGATGCCGAGCGAGCATGCCCGGCCGATCTATCTCGATCGCATCTCTAGCGATTTTCCCGATCTCAAACTGGTCGGCGCCCACACCGGTTGGCCCTGGGTCGAGGAGCTGATTTCGGTTTGCTACAAATGGGACAATGTTTACTTCGGCGTTGATGCCTGGATGCCCAAATACATGAAGCCGGAAATCCTCCACTATATTAATAGCCGCATGGGCGCCGATCGCTGCCTGTGGGGCACCAACGGTCTGCCGTGGAAGGAAAGCTTGGATCAGTGGGACGAAATGGGCTTGAAGGAAAACGTCAAGCGCAAATTGTTGCGCGACAACGCGGTGGAGCTTTTTGGCTTGCACTAA
- a CDS encoding Rrf2 family transcriptional regulator has translation MKLGKESRYAIDGLLVLAKKRSGTIMQLQDIADAAGALANFLAKTFQKLNRANIVTSSRGAVRGYALARQPNALKVKDIFVAVEGTDIFDRCLFWSDRCADESPCPMHFRCKPARRTIAGLMQRMTLADLAADNRRR, from the coding sequence ATGAAACTGGGCAAGGAAAGTCGCTATGCGATCGACGGACTGCTGGTGTTAGCCAAGAAGCGATCGGGAACCATCATGCAACTGCAAGATATCGCCGATGCAGCCGGCGCACTAGCCAACTTCCTGGCCAAGACTTTTCAGAAACTCAACCGGGCTAACATCGTAACCTCCTCCCGCGGCGCCGTGCGCGGCTACGCCCTGGCCCGACAACCTAACGCGCTCAAAGTGAAAGATATTTTCGTCGCCGTCGAAGGCACGGATATCTTCGACCGTTGTTTGTTTTGGAGCGACCGCTGCGCCGATGAGTCGCCCTGCCCCATGCACTTCAGGTGCAAACCGGCGCGGCGAACCATCGCAGGATTGATGCAGCGAATGACTTTAGCCGACTTGGCGGCCGACAACCGGCGCCGATGA
- a CDS encoding GNAT family N-acetyltransferase — translation MNKDIDVRNLEKRDLPAIVDMEERQTGVARPHYWEKRIEMSEAIRPHWTSLVAEIDNRVVGFLLGRTGELEFGLPGTVAWIEMIGVDPVFRRRGVAQELVEKFTESAEDHGIRTVFTLITANQGEIQHFFSRLGFVHGKMLHYQKEIDAD, via the coding sequence ATGAACAAAGACATCGACGTGAGAAATTTAGAAAAGCGCGATCTGCCGGCGATCGTCGACATGGAAGAACGACAGACCGGCGTCGCCCGGCCCCATTACTGGGAAAAGCGCATCGAAATGTCCGAGGCGATTCGCCCGCACTGGACTTCTCTGGTCGCCGAGATCGATAACCGCGTCGTCGGCTTTCTACTGGGCCGCACCGGCGAACTCGAATTTGGTCTTCCCGGCACCGTGGCTTGGATCGAAATGATCGGCGTCGACCCGGTCTTTCGCCGCCGCGGCGTCGCCCAGGAGCTGGTCGAAAAATTTACCGAATCCGCCGAGGATCACGGCATTCGCACGGTCTTCACCCTGATTACGGCCAATCAGGGCGAAATACAGCATTTCTTCAGCCGCCTCGGCTTTGTCCACGGCAAGATGCTGCACTATCAAAAGGAAATCGACGCCGACTAG
- a CDS encoding DUF4149 domain-containing protein: MHALYLLSVWLHIMAAVVWLGGTIFMVIALIPAIRRPEFSAVALRLIRWTAIRFRWVSWLCFGIFLMTGTANLFLRGLTWSDFQSLEFWRSSFGTTLAIKLAFVALIFAMSAFHDFHIGPRATAAWEADRTAAEIARLRREAVRLGRLNLILALAVTILGVMLVRGGIW, from the coding sequence ATGCATGCGCTTTATCTCCTGTCGGTTTGGCTCCATATCATGGCTGCGGTGGTCTGGCTCGGCGGCACGATCTTTATGGTCATTGCTCTCATCCCAGCCATCCGCCGGCCCGAGTTCTCCGCAGTTGCGCTCCGGTTGATCCGCTGGACGGCGATCAGATTTCGCTGGGTGAGTTGGCTTTGTTTTGGAATATTCCTGATGACCGGCACGGCGAATCTTTTTCTTCGCGGCTTGACCTGGAGCGATTTTCAATCGCTTGAGTTTTGGCGCAGCTCGTTTGGCACGACGCTCGCGATCAAACTGGCTTTCGTGGCACTGATCTTCGCGATGAGTGCTTTTCATGATTTTCACATCGGTCCGCGCGCGACCGCAGCTTGGGAAGCCGATCGCACTGCAGCGGAAATTGCCCGGCTGCGGCGCGAGGCGGTGCGCCTAGGGCGGCTCAATTTAATTCTCGCCCTGGCGGTGACGATTTTGGGGGTGATGCTCGTGCGCGGCGGGATTTGGTAA
- a CDS encoding glucose 1-dehydrogenase, protein MNLQDRIALVAGGGGGIGRAVALALASAGAKIAVADIVQANAEKVKCEVQGLGIRAMACPVDLTKKADVDRMVDEVISRYGQIDILVNCQGWDRLEPFVESNEETWDKLLAINFKSVLYTARAVLPRMIAQNFGKIVNISSDAGRVGSSWEAVYAGAKGAVIAFSKTIAREVARHKINVNVVCPGLTETPLLQAVRGQSEQTAKIIDAVTKATPFRRPAQPEEIAEAVLFLTSPSATFITGQTLSVSGGLTML, encoded by the coding sequence ATGAATCTTCAAGACCGAATTGCCTTGGTGGCCGGCGGCGGCGGCGGCATCGGCCGCGCCGTGGCGTTGGCGCTGGCGAGCGCCGGTGCGAAAATCGCCGTCGCAGACATCGTCCAAGCCAATGCCGAGAAAGTCAAATGTGAAGTGCAGGGCTTGGGGATCCGAGCGATGGCTTGCCCGGTCGATCTTACCAAGAAAGCCGACGTCGATCGCATGGTTGATGAGGTCATCAGCCGCTATGGCCAGATCGATATTCTAGTCAACTGCCAGGGCTGGGATCGGCTGGAGCCCTTCGTCGAGAGCAATGAAGAGACTTGGGACAAACTCTTGGCGATCAACTTCAAATCGGTGCTCTACACTGCCCGCGCCGTGCTGCCGCGCATGATCGCGCAAAACTTCGGCAAGATCGTCAACATCAGCTCCGACGCCGGCCGCGTCGGCTCGAGCTGGGAAGCGGTTTACGCCGGCGCCAAAGGCGCGGTCATCGCGTTTTCTAAAACCATCGCGCGCGAAGTGGCGCGCCACAAGATCAATGTAAACGTCGTCTGTCCGGGCCTGACGGAAACACCGCTGCTCCAAGCCGTGCGCGGTCAGTCGGAGCAAACCGCCAAAATCATCGACGCGGTGACCAAAGCGACGCCGTTTCGACGACCGGCCCAACCGGAAGAGATCGCCGAAGCGGTGCTTTTTCTAACCTCGCCGTCGGCGACTTTTATTACCGGTCAGACGCTCAGCGTCAGCGGCGGGTTGACGATGCTATGA
- a CDS encoding enoyl-CoA hydratase/isomerase family protein produces the protein MYQTLKYREDGAVATIQLDRPEKKNSLNGAMREELSHLLDELASKAVIRAVIVTGGDEVFCAGADIGEMGGPANAEASYHHAREFQILFDKVESLPQPVIAAVSGYALGGGCELALAADFRLASESAKLGLPEIKIGAFPGGGGTQRLARLVGIAKAKEMILLGDPIGAQEALAAGLVMQVAAKEKYSDEAQALARKLAELPRLALQASKMLINRSQNIDLATGLEFEARTFGAIAHTHDLAEGTRAFLEKRKANFTGT, from the coding sequence ATGTATCAAACTCTCAAATATCGCGAAGACGGCGCGGTGGCGACGATCCAGCTCGACCGGCCGGAGAAGAAAAACTCACTGAACGGCGCCATGCGTGAAGAGCTAAGCCATCTTCTCGACGAGCTGGCGAGCAAAGCGGTGATTCGCGCTGTGATTGTCACCGGCGGCGACGAGGTCTTTTGCGCCGGCGCCGACATCGGCGAGATGGGCGGGCCGGCCAACGCCGAAGCCTCCTATCATCATGCGCGGGAGTTTCAGATCCTTTTCGATAAAGTCGAATCGCTGCCACAGCCGGTGATTGCCGCGGTGTCCGGCTACGCGCTCGGCGGCGGCTGCGAGTTGGCGCTCGCCGCCGACTTTCGCTTGGCCTCAGAGAGCGCCAAATTGGGCTTGCCGGAAATTAAAATTGGCGCCTTTCCAGGCGGCGGCGGCACCCAGCGGCTGGCGCGCTTGGTCGGCATCGCCAAAGCCAAAGAGATGATCCTACTAGGCGATCCCATCGGCGCCCAAGAAGCACTTGCCGCCGGCTTGGTGATGCAAGTCGCCGCGAAAGAAAAATACTCTGACGAGGCACAAGCGCTAGCGCGCAAACTTGCTGAGCTGCCGCGCCTGGCGCTGCAAGCGTCGAAGATGCTGATCAACCGCAGCCAGAATATTGACTTGGCCACCGGACTGGAGTTCGAGGCACGCACCTTCGGCGCCATCGCGCACACCCATGACTTAGCCGAGGGGACTCGGGCTTTTCTAGAGAAGCGCAAAGCCAATTTTACCGGCACTTGA
- a CDS encoding 2-hydroxyglutaryl-CoA dehydratase, with amino-acid sequence MTYVAGIDMGAKSTKAVILDGDRKMRGQAFIRTRPDFVAIAKEVLQAALQDAELKEADLSYIATTGFGRYNVPFRDVQITDITCVGTGAVFLFPKTRSVLDIGAQSTRAIRVSETGKVKEFRTNDKCAAGAGGFIERAAKYLETGIETVGELSLQSTKPQTISSVCAVLAESEIINHVSSGESVEKILRGVHNSLASRALALLKRAGMEDEVTFVGGVARQKGMVKALEETLKRKINVSDQPQMIGALGAALLALRRLEKLRAEQSNVTPEARVA; translated from the coding sequence ATGACCTACGTCGCCGGCATCGACATGGGAGCGAAATCGACCAAAGCCGTTATCCTCGACGGTGACCGAAAGATGCGCGGCCAGGCGTTCATCCGCACGCGACCTGACTTTGTTGCCATCGCCAAGGAAGTCCTGCAGGCGGCGCTGCAAGATGCCGAGCTGAAGGAAGCCGATTTGAGCTATATCGCCACCACCGGATTTGGCCGCTACAACGTGCCCTTCCGCGATGTTCAGATCACCGACATCACCTGCGTCGGCACCGGCGCAGTATTTTTATTTCCTAAGACCCGCTCGGTGCTCGACATCGGCGCCCAGAGCACGCGGGCGATCCGCGTCTCCGAGACCGGCAAGGTCAAAGAGTTCCGCACCAACGACAAATGCGCCGCCGGCGCCGGCGGCTTCATCGAGCGCGCCGCCAAATATCTCGAGACCGGCATCGAAACCGTCGGCGAATTGTCGCTCCAGTCGACCAAGCCGCAAACCATCAGCAGCGTCTGCGCCGTGCTCGCCGAATCGGAGATCATCAACCACGTCTCTTCCGGCGAGAGCGTCGAGAAGATTCTCCGCGGCGTGCACAACTCGCTCGCCAGCCGCGCCCTGGCCCTTCTCAAACGCGCCGGCATGGAGGACGAAGTCACTTTCGTGGGCGGCGTGGCGCGCCAGAAAGGCATGGTCAAAGCGCTCGAAGAGACGCTCAAGCGCAAGATCAACGTCAGCGACCAGCCGCAGATGATCGGCGCCCTGGGCGCGGCCCTGCTGGCGCTGCGCCGCTTGGAAAAACTCCGCGCGGAACAATCGAATGTCACTCCGGAAGCGAGGGTCGCATGA